A part of Streptomyces sp. NBC_01451 genomic DNA contains:
- a CDS encoding TIGR03936 family radical SAM-associated protein, producing MQRIRLRYTKRGRLRFTSHRDFQRAFERALRRAEVPMAYSAGFTPHPKVSYANAAATGTGSEAEYLEIALTEARDPDKLRELLDESLPTGLDIVDAVEARTSGLADRLTASVWELRLEGVAPEDARRAVDIFNAAETVEVQRLAKNGMRTFDARGPVEGLEAFEAGVEAGVGTNGETYSPQPDRPTDQPCAILRLVVRHVTPAVRPDDVLSGLRAVADLAPPVPVGVTRLAQGLFDEETGTVTDPLAPDREAAVALSMATSTAAASQAPA from the coding sequence GTGCAGCGCATCCGACTGCGCTACACCAAGCGTGGCCGCCTCCGGTTCACCAGCCACCGTGATTTCCAGCGCGCTTTCGAGCGTGCGCTGCGCCGCGCCGAGGTGCCGATGGCCTACTCGGCGGGGTTCACGCCGCATCCGAAGGTGTCGTACGCCAATGCCGCAGCCACCGGCACGGGCAGTGAGGCCGAGTACCTGGAGATCGCGCTCACCGAAGCGCGCGATCCCGACAAGCTGCGCGAGCTGCTCGACGAGTCGCTGCCCACCGGGCTCGACATCGTCGACGCGGTCGAGGCCCGGACCTCCGGGCTCGCCGACCGGCTCACGGCTTCCGTGTGGGAGCTGCGGCTGGAGGGTGTGGCGCCCGAGGACGCGCGCCGCGCCGTCGACATCTTCAACGCCGCCGAGACCGTCGAGGTCCAGCGCCTCGCCAAGAACGGCATGAGAACCTTCGATGCCCGAGGTCCGGTCGAGGGCCTTGAGGCATTCGAAGCAGGTGTTGAAGCAGGCGTCGGGACAAATGGTGAGACGTACAGTCCCCAGCCTGATAGGCCGACCGACCAGCCTTGTGCGATACTGCGGCTGGTTGTTCGGCACGTGACGCCTGCTGTTCGACCCGACGACGTTCTGTCCGGTCTTCGCGCCGTGGCCGACCTGGCGCCGCCGGTCCCCGTAGGGGTGACCAGGCTGGCGCAGGGGCTGTTCGATGAAGAGACCGGCACGGTGACCGACCCGCTCGCGCCCGACCGCGAGGCAGCGGTGGCCCTCTCCATGGCCACTTCGACTGCCGCCGCGTCGCAGGCGCCGGCGTAA